The genomic stretch GGGTGAGGGAAAAGGGACCAACTGTCTCCACGAGGCAGCGATGGAAACCAAAGAAGAGCCACAGAGCCAGGAAAACCAACAAAACAAGTACTGGTCTTTATTGAGGTGTCAGGGTGCAGTAACACCATGAAGGAGCAGAGCCTGAGGCCTTGAAGAACACAGAGGCAGCATTTAAGGGTCTCAGACAAGCCTGGGTCTCCCGGCTAGGAGGAAGGCAGCCTGTGATCGGGTGCTCCCAGGGACTTCAGGAAGTTCCTGTATTTGTCCAGGAAAGAGGCAGACAGAGTATCCAGCTCTTGCCGAAGTTCCTGCACAGCCTTGTCCTGCTCTTGCTGCTCCCCCACCATCTGCTGCCTGTAATAGTTGATGTAGAAGTTCACCCAGTCGTTCACCACAGTCACCATGGCTTCTTCAGGGACAGCAGGATCCGAGAAGACct from Balaenoptera acutorostrata chromosome 15, mBalAcu1.1, whole genome shotgun sequence encodes the following:
- the AHSP gene encoding alpha-hemoglobin-stabilizing protein, translating into MALLQTNKDLIATGIKEFNILLNQQVFSDPAVPEEAMVTVVNDWVNFYINYYRQQMVGEQQEQDKAVQELRQELDTLSASFLDKYRNFLKSLGAPDHRLPSS